One Hemiscyllium ocellatum isolate sHemOce1 unplaced genomic scaffold, sHemOce1.pat.X.cur. scaffold_3904_pat_ctg1, whole genome shotgun sequence genomic window, CCCGGGGAGAGGGTGCTGCCGGCCTGTACCTGGGTGACTGTGCGGCGGATCTTGAGGCCTTTATCATGTGGATCCTCTTCGTCCACTCGCTCCGTCTCATCCTCAGACAGGTGTCCATCATCGGGGTGGAGATCTACCACCACCTCCTGGCCCTGAGCAAGGCCTGTACCCACCGGGGGCTTCATCTCTGGGATCAGACTCTGTAACAGGAAACAGCACAGTCAGCTCACAGCACGGGGCGGGGAGAGAgacacccggggggggggggggggggggggggggagagagacccggggagagagagagagacccggggagagagagagagagagacacacacccgGGGAGTgtaccccactcccccctcagtgACCCGGGGAGTgtaccccactcccccctcagtgACCCGGGGAGTgtaccccactcccccctcagtgACCCGGGGAGTGTACCCCACTCCCCCTCAGTGACCCGGGGAGAgtaccccactcccccctcagtgACCCGGGGAGAGTACCCCACTCCCCCTCAGTGACCCGGGGAGTgtaccccactcccccctcagtgACCCGGGGAGAGTACCCCACTCCCCCTCAGTGACCCGGGGAGCgtaccccactcccccctcagtgACCCGGGGAGCGTACCCCACTACCCCCTCAGTGACCCGGGGAGAgtaccccactcccccctcagtgACCCGGGGAGTgtaccccactcccccctcagtgACCCGGGGAGCgtaccccactcccccctcagtgACCCGGGGAGTGTACCCCACTCCCCACTCAGTGACCCGGGGAGTgtaccccactcccccctcagtgACCCGGGGAGAGTACCCCACTGCCCCTCAGTGACCAGGGGAGAGTACCCCACTCCCCCTCAGTGACCCGGGGAGtgtaccccacacccccctcagtGACCCGGGGAGTGTACCTGACACCCCCTCAGTGACCCGGGGAGTGTACCCCACTCCCCCTCAGTGACCCGGGGAGTGTACCCCACTCCCCCTCAGTGACCCGGGGAGGgtaccccactcccccctcagtgACCCGGTGAGTgtaccccactcccccctcagtgACCCGGGGAGAGTATCCCACTCCCCCTCAGTGACCCGGGGAGGgtaccccactcccccctcactgacccggGGAGTgtaccccactcccccctcagtgACCCGGGGAGTGTACCCCATTTCCCCCCCAGACCCAGGGCACtgaggggagagggtgagtggaCTGTGCTGACCTTCAGGGACTCAGTAGTGATGCTGATGGATGGTTTCTTCTGCGTAGCCACCGTACTGGTTCCCCAGCGTCTCTTCCGGGCCGGAATCCCAGCCTCACTGTCCACGCTCGCCTGGGGACTGCACTTACTGGCTGCTGCAAGGGAACACAATGTTAGCCTGATCCCGTCACCTCCTCATACAGCCCAGAGACACCCGGGGGTACCGggattacacacagggacaggggcagggacagggggttaccCTGACCCCGTCACCTCCTCATACAGCCCAGAGACACCCGGGGTACCGGGATTACACACAgggacttagacttagacttagacttacagtgtgggaaacaggcccttcggcccaacaagtccacaccgacccgccgaagcgaaacccacccatacccctacatttacccttacctaacactacgggcaatttagcatggccaattcaccctgacccgcacatctttggactgtgggaggaaaccggagcacccggaggaaacccacgcagacacggggagaacgtgcaaactccacacagtcagtcgcctgagtcgggaatcgaacccgggtctcaggcgctgtgaggcagcagtgctaaccactgtgccaccgtgccgcccactaaaaggacagggacagggacaggggcagggacagggggttaccCTGACCCCGTCACCTCCTCATACAGCCCAGAGACACCCGGGGTACCGggattacacacagggacagggacagggacagggggttacCCTGACCCCGACACCTCCTCATACAGCCCAGAGACACCCGGGGTACCGggattacacacagggacaggggcagggacagggacaggggcagggggttaccctgaccccatcacctcCTCATACAGCCCAGAGACACCCGGGGTACCGggattacacacagggacaggggcagggacagggacagggacagggggttacCCTGACCCCGTCACCTCCTCATACAGCCCAGAGACACCCGGGGTACCGggattacacacagggacagggacagggacagggggttacCCTGACCCCGACACCTCCTCATACAGCCCAGAGACACCCGGGGTACCGggattacacacagggacagggacagggacagggacaggggcaggggGTTACCCTGACCCCGACACCTCCTCATACAGCCCAGAGACACCCGGGGTACCGggattacacacagggacaggggcaggggcaggggcagggacagggggttaccCTGACCCCGACACCTCCTCATACAGCCCAGAGACACCCGGGGTACCGggattacacacagggacagggacagggacaggggcaggggGTTACCCTGACCTCGTCACCTCCTCATACAGCCCAGAGACACCCGGGGTACCGggattacacacagggacagggacagggacagggggttacCCTGACCCCGACACCTCCTCATACAGCCCAGAGACACCCGGGGGTACCGggattacacacagggacaggggcagggacagggggttaccCTGACCCCGACACCTCCTCATACAGCCCAGAGACACCCGGGGTACCGggattacacacagggacagggacaggggcaggggcagggggttACCCTGACCTCGTCACCTCCTCATACAGCCCAGAGACACCCGGGGTACCGggattacacacagggacagggacagggacaggggcaggggGTTACCCTGACCTCGTCACCTCCTCATACAGCCCAGAGACACCCGGGGTACCGggattacacacagggacagggacagggacaggggcagggacagggggttaccCTGACCCCGACACCTCCTCATACAGCCCAGAGACACCCGGGGGTACCGggattacacacagggacagggacagggacaggggcaggggcagggggttACCCTGACCCCGACACCTCCTCATACAGCCCAGAGACACCCGGGGTACCGggattacacacagggacagggacagggacaggggcaggggGTTACCCTGACCTCGTCACCTCCTCATACAGCCCAGAGACACCCGGGGGTACCGggattacacacagggacagggacagggacagggggttacCCTGACCCCGACACCTCCTCATACAGCCCAGAGACACCCGGGGTACCGggattacacacagggacagggacaggggcaggggcagggggttACCCTGACCTCGTCACCTCCTCATACAGCCCAGAGACACCCGGGGTACCGggattacacacagggacagggacagggacagggggttacCCTGACCCCGTCACCTCCTCATACAGCCCAGAGACACCCGGGGTACCGggattacacacagggacagggacagggacagggggttacCCTGACCCCGACACCTCCTCATACAGCCCAGAGACACCCGGGGTACCGggattacacacagggacagggacagggacaggggcaggggGTTACCCTGACCTCGTCACCTCCTCATACAGCCCAGAGACACCCGGGGTACCGggattacacacagggacagggacagggacaggggcagggacagggggttaccCTGACCCCGACACCTCCTCATACAGCCCAGAGACACCCGGGGTACCGggattacacacagggacagggacagggacaggggcaggggcagggggttACCCTGACCCCGACACCTCCTCATACAGCCCAGAGACACCCGGGGGTACCGggattacacacagggacagggacagggacaggggcaggggGTTACCCTGACCTCGTCACCTCCTCATACAGCCCAGAGACACCCGGGGGTACCGggattacacacagggacagggacagggacagggggttacCCTGACCCCGACACCTCCTCATACAGCCCAGAGACACCCGGGGGTACCGggattacacacagggacagggacaggggcaggggcagggggttACCCTGACCTCGTCACCTCCTCATACAGCCCAGAGACACCCGGGGTACCGggattacacacagggacagggacagggacagggggttacCCTGACCCCGACACCTCCTCATACAGCCCAGAGACACCCGGGGTACCGggattacacacagggacagggacagggacaggggcaggggGTTACCCTGACCTCGTCACCTCCTCATACAGCCCAGAGACACCCGGGGTACCGggattacacacagggacagggacagggacaggggcagggacagggggttaccCTGACCCCGACACCTCCTCATACAGCCCAGAGACACCCGGGGTACCGggattacacacagggacagggacagggacaggggcaggggcagggggttACCCTGACCCCGACACCTCCTCATACAGCCCAGAGACACCCGGGGTACCGggattacacacagggacagggacagggacaggggcaggggGTTACCCTGACCTCGTCACCTCCTCATACAGCCCAGAGACACCCGGGGGTACCGggattacacacagggacagggacagggacagggggttacCCTGACCCCGACACCTCCTCATACAGCCCAGAGACACCCGGGGTACCGggattacacacagggacagggacaggggcaggggcagggggttACCCTGACCTCGTCACCTCCTCATACAGCCCAGAGACACCCGGGGTACCGggattacacacagggacagggacagggacaggggcaggggcagggacaggggcagggacagggggttaccCTGACCCCGACACCTCCTCATACAGCCCAGAGACACCCGGGGGTACCGggattacacacagggacagggacagggacagggggttacCCTGACCCCGACACCTCCTCATACAGCCCAGAGACACCCGGGGTACCGggattacacacagggacagggacaggggcagggacagggggttaccCTGACCCCGTCACCTCCTCATACAGCCCAGAGACACCCGGGGTACCGggattacacacagggacagggacaggggcaggggGTTCACACTgtccacacacacagggacacatgGGGTACCGggattacacacagggacaggggcaggGACACGGGCAGgggcagggacagggacagggggttaccctgaccacacacacacagggacagggactggGACAGGGTACCCAGGCCACAGGAGAATGAACTCGGAGTACTCACCCACAACTGAGATCTTCCTCTTCAATGCTTTTGGCACCACGTtctgaaagagagacagagagagagagaagaccccgggaggggtgggggtggggagggggggtggtgaggagagaggggagagggtgggacgggtgggggggggggtggggagatggggaggaggggggagcaTGAGTCTTGTCGGAGGGAGAGGCAGGAAGGTCGTTCCGCGAGACGTTCCCAGCGACCCCCAGAGTCCGGTCCCGCGCGCCCCCTCGGACCACAGCCCCCGCAcggccccccccaccccccatgtccccctctcccaccatccccccaccctaacccatCTCGGCACGTCAGACccttgccccacccccacccccccatacacAGAGACCTGCAGTCAGCCGGGAGAGTTGGTCAGGGAGCTGGGGGGGGGTCTCTctacctcactcactccctccccccccacctcggGTAGGAAgtccctggggggaggggggtcactcctttcccccaccccacccccctcggGTAGAGGGTCCCTGGGGgggtcactctctcactcactcactcccgcCCCCTCGGGTAGAGGGTCCCTGGGGGCAAGGGGGGTcactccttcccccaccccacccccctcaggtAGGGGCTCcctggggggagggtgggggggttgcgcTTTCCCTCTCCCTTGGGTAGGGGCTCCTGAGAGGGAGGGTGGCCACTCTGTCCctatctccctctccccctcgggaagggggtccctggggggaggggggtcgctctgtccctatctccctctccccctcgggAAGGGGGTCGCTCTGTCCCTCTCCTCCCTCAGTGGGGTAGAGGGTCAGGGCCAATCTGGGACAAACCAAGTCCCACCTAttggcggcggggggggggaaattGGACTGTGGTTCGGGTTCAGgaacagagagatagagacagagagagagagggggaaagagagagagacagagagagagagtgagacaaagagagagagagacacagaaagagagagagagacagagaaagagagagacagagagagagagacacagagagagacaaagagagagagagacagagcgagagacagagcgagagacagagcgagagacagagcgagagacagagcgagagacagagcgagcgacagtcagagacagagagagagagagagagacagagagagagacacagagtgagagagagacagagagagacagagagacagacagagagagacagagagagagagagacagagagagagagagaaatagagagaaagagagacagaagagagacaggagagacagagagaaaaacacacacagagacacagagagagagagagagacagacagagacagagagagagagacagaagagagagagagacagagagacagacagagagacagagacagagagagaggaacacacacagagacacagagagagagagactgagacagacagagaaagagagagaaatagagagagaaagagacagaaagagacagacagaaagagacagaagagGGAGACAGAAGAGGGAGACAGAAGAGGGAGACAGAAGAGGGAGACAGAAGAGAGGGACAGAAGAGAGGGACAGAAGAGAGGGACAGAAGAGAGGGACAGAAGAGAgggacagaagagagagagaaacacacagagacacagagagagaaagagagagagacagagacagagagagagagagagaaagagacacagagagagagagacagagagagacagagacagggagagacagagaaagagacagagagagagagagagacagagagagacgcagagagacagagagagacagagacagagagagagagagagagagagacagagagagagagacagacagacagagagacactctGTTCACATCGAGCCCCACTACATCTCCGGAGAGCAGTGGATTGTACGGGGGAGGGAGTCTCCCTCGCTCGATCCCGGGTCCCTCCCCACTCTCAGCTCGGTGTGACGTGACGTGGAAGGATAGGCTGGTGTGGCTAACCCTGAGGTCTCTGCCCATCCCGAGAACAACCCCTTCGccgctacccccccccccccctcccccacagttAGTCAGCTTCAGGGACCCCCCGCCCCTTGACACTCCCTGGTAAGTGGCCTGGCCCcactttccctccctcccacccccctcgACCCTGGTTAACTCAAAAACAAAAAGGTGAGAAACGCTGCGAGGAAGCGCCAGCCTGCGCCTTGGAGCCCTCGCTCAGAAACAGCGTGCTCTCTCGtgtgctctctctgtgtctgtctctctctctctgtctgtctgtgacacaCGAGATCCTCACTTTTACTGGTTTACAGAATATAGCAACCACCAACGGAACAAATTAAGAAGTTATGAAATGACAAATGGTCCAGGTACCCTTTCACACCTGGTCTTCAGTGTAACGCGATGGCTTACAATCCATACAGAGGGAAGACCCCCTCACTGGGAGGTGACGGTACTGAGATGGGAGACGAGGCGAGGCAAAGGCACATCTCTCAACCCGACCTGAGTTCTGGTTTGGCTTTGGGCCAGCTCGGACAGCAGCCACTGCTCTGCGtctgggtgtggggggaggtgggggcggggggggggttggtgggaggtgttgCTGACCGATGGAGGGCAGGGCTGCAACGCTGGCTTTACGCAACCCTCTTCCCTCGTCTCGTCCGTCCGTCCGCCCCCCACTGCGCGCTGGCAGCTGCTCCCGGGCAGCCCCGCGGGATGTTCAGTGTGACAGTTCGGCAGCGTGaccgctcccctctctctctctctcgctctcgctctctgtgtgcgtgcgtgagaCAGTAGTGGCTTCTCAACTCTCACTCCATCCCCCTGGccgtctcgctcgctctctctctctcccagcaaACACAGCGACAGACCAGGCTGGACACGCCAGCGAGCTGGGAGCGTTCCGACATCCCGGAGCCGAGCTTGCTTTCTGcacgggaggggaggggggggggaatgtcatATTCTCTCCCCCTGTCCCCTTCCCCACCACCTCTGAGTCTCTGAGTGTTCCCCTCTCCGCAGGGCTGGTTAATCAGGCCGAGAGTGCAGCCCTTGTGCGGGGAGACACAGCCAGCAGGTTTCAGGAACAGGGTAATTGTCAAAGTCCTCCCGAGGGATGGGATTTCACACACCCGCAGCCCTCGGGTTTCTCTCTCTGTCGACGTGCGGCCAGCCCTGTGCACGTAGCCATCACACTGACGTGCTCCCACACTCTCGCGCTGGGGTGGATGGGTGGAAGGGGGGGATATCGAGATCCATCGATCCTCAGTGGTGGGTGGACAATGCGGAGGAGAGTCACGGGCCTCGAAGCGTTAACCGTCTGTCTGCCTGCCTGCAGAAGCTGAGGCCTCCCAGTGAACCGGAGCGAGCGGTCAGTCAGTCGGTGAGAGTTGGTCGGGCCAGGCTGGACGAGGAGACGGGCTGCTCTCCAGTTTATTCGGACCCAGGGCTCGCCCGGCCCATGTGACAGAGTGGCGTCCTGCTTCCTGCAGCCAGTGATGGCGGGACGGCTTCGATCCGTGTTctcgggagggagggagggagggaaggggttgGCGAGCGAGTCCAAAGTGCGGGCCCCTCCCTCCATCAGCAGCACAGTGCCCTTGCCCCCTCCAGCCGTCACTGGGTCTGGCTGGAGGGACGGGGAGGTGTCAGCGCCCCGCGGGGATTCCCTCGCTCGGAGTGTGACGGTGAGCGAGTCGCCGgtgtgcgcgctctctctctctcggatcGTCACAGCATGCGACCATCCCCGTTTCGCTGTCCTGGGGCTCGGTCGCTCGATCGATCGCCCATCCGTGTGTTGgcagagggtcacacagctgggTATGTCATCCTCAGCGACTGGTGGGTGGGGGATGACTCTTCCTCCATCACCCCTGCTCCACCACCCCCCcgacctctctctcgctctctctctcactcgaccATCCCTTCCTCCTGCAGTGGGGAGGAGGGAGACGCGTTGAGGGGTGGAGTTGCTCGACTGTCATGGCTTCGGGTGAAGAGCCCGTTGCGTTGAGGGGGGGAGTGTGTACGTGTGGGAGTCGGGCTGGTAGCTGGATTTGCCCCtcacgcctctctctctctctctctctctttgtgaacGTAGAGTGTAATCTCTGAGTGGGTGACCATCAGGCCTGGTGTAAAGTCCAACAGTTTGGTGACAGGAAGAGTCCTGGGGCTTCTCTGAGGTTTAATGTGGTAACAGCATACACAGTATTGTTGGTAGATTCGCTCACAAGGTGAAGGAGCACCATTCAATTACAGCAGCAGTACGGTTAACcagcaccctccctccctcacgctctccccccactccctctcacttccctgctctctccctcagtctctccctccctcacgtTCTCCCCCCTCTCGCTCtgcctctccacctctctcccgtgctctctgtctccctccctttctctctctctccctccctctctttctctccccccacccactccctccctcccccccccccctctccaggCAGCTACCCCGAGCTCAGAGAGCTGACCGGACCAGCAATATCCCCCTCCCCAGGCCCGGCCTGACCAGGCCCACTGACTGAGTTCCTGCCCAGAGACACCACAGGCAGCCTCCAGGAGCTGTCTCTGCCCAGCTCCCCTGCACCGTTCCCGGGGACAGACTCGTAGGGGAgtggctgggggaggggacggtggggggggataggggagggggggggagaaagagtatgggggtggggtgagggagtgaggagttgggggggagagaggggaagagtgtgggggtggggtggggagagtgaggagctggggggggagagaggggaagagtatgggggtggggtggggggagtgaggagttgggggggagaggggaagagtgtgggggtggggtgggggagtgaggagttggggggggagagagaggggaagagtgtgggggtggggtggggggagtgaggagctggggggggagaggggaagagtgtgggggtggggtggggagagtgaggagttgggggggagaggggaagagtatgggggtggggtgggggagtgaggagttgggggggagaggggaagagtgtgggggtggggtggggggagtgaggagctggggggtggggtgggaagagtgtgggggtggggtggggggagtgaggagctgggggggagagaggggaagagtgtgggggtggggtgggggagtgaggagttgggggggagaggggaagagtgtgggggtggggtgggggagtgaggagttgggggggggagagagaggggaagagtgtgggggtggggtggggggagtgaggagctgggggggagagagaggggaagagtgtgggggtgggggtgggggggagtgaggagttgggggggagaggggaagagtgtgggggtggggtgggggtgtgaggagttggggggggagagagaggggaagagtgtgggggtggggtggggggagtgaggagttgggggggtggggtgggaagagtgtgggggtggggtgggggtgtgaggagttgggggggagaggggaagagtgtgggggtgggggtgggggtgtgaggagttgggggggagaggggaagagtgtgggggtggggtgggggtgtgaggagttgggggggagaggggaagagtgtgggggtggggtgggggtgtgaggagttgggggggagaggggaagagtgtgggggtggggtgggggtgtgaggagttgggggggagaggggaagagtgtggggggtggggtgggggtgtgaggagttggggggggagaggggaagagtgtgggggtggggtgggggagtgaggagttgggggggagaggggaagagtgtgggggtggggtgggggtgtgaggagctgggggggagaggggaagagtgtgggggtggggtgggggtgtaggcGTGTCCCTGAGAGGGTGGACAGCCtgggtggggacttgttggggaGGGGTCCCTGATCCGGTGTCCTCGCCAGCCCCatgccccccaaccccaccctggtgcctccccctcccctcccctccctccacaggGCTAGAAGGTGGGGCTGTGTGGATTGAATGTCAGGGAGTGCGGGGATGGGGGTCAGGCCAGTCTGACCACCTGCagcccacccctctcccccactgcTCTCACaccatcctccccccccccccccccctccctctgcaCCCCCTGTCTGCCCCATTCCTCCCCCTTCCTGGCTCtgcctcccacccccctcccctgtCAGCGATGGGGATGTAATCTgtaacccctctcccctcccagcagcagcagcagcagctagaACCTCACTtcccccccctcaccaccccttcccccccccctcagccccctccccctcccaaccccctcacctctTTCCTGTCCCCCTCAGGCAGGGACTCCTCGCACCGCTGGGTCTCCTGCAGCTCCGGGGCAAGCGCCTGGGTCTCCGCGAGATCGCACCCTCTCTCCATCGCCGGGGGCTTGGCGTCTTCGctgctgggtggggggggggggggtaaaaggAGACGGTCAGGTAATGGGGTAGGGCCAgcgtctcccccctccccaatccgCGGCGTCTTCCCCCCTCCACCATCTCCCTCCCTCGGTCCGTGCcaactctccacccccaccctgacTTGGAGAAAGCCCCCCCACCTCACGACTGTGGTGGGTTCTAGCGGTGGGGGGGGTCTCCCTTCGCCCTCCCCCagagcagtgggggggggggggggggacagagagagtcggACTCAAGACCGGAGAGTAGCGTCCATCCCGCGGAGTGCAGAGAGGCTGCGTAGGGAACCAGCGAGAGgagcctctccctcactctccctcactctccctctctccccgttCAGAGTTGGCGAGGGACATGACAGACAGACCCACACCACGGCCAGGGGGGGTCGGGGGGGTCGGGAATGGTCCACACGTCAGAGACCACAGcactgccagacccagggacgcGGGGGGGCCCAGGGCAGTGTCGCTGGGGGACCCTCAGTGTGGGCTCACAGCTCGTTGCTGTCTCAGACGGACATgctggggagagggtgggtggggggtatgGGGGGAagcaggggtgggtgggggaggggggggtacAAGGAACGCTCCCGTGGGGAGTAACACCCCACAAGGTCacggtgagggggagagaggatcTTGTTTggtcagggttatggggagaagcaTGAGGAACACGGCAGCCATGGTCgaacgggccgaatggcctcactcCCATATCGTTGGCTCCCGTGGCTTCAAGCCAGCAGgcagccattcggtccatcgagtccgtGCTGGCCCTCCCCCAGCCGTTACAGTCCCCACATGACAGGGATGAAACGTTACAGACCCATTGCGGTCCAGATAAAATGAGAGTgcgggctgggctgggctgggctgggctgggtggTGCAGCCAGAACGGTTCCATTCCTACCCCCctccctaaccccaacccccccGTTACAGCCCCTGatacacacccccccccccccccgttacaGCCCCTGATACACCCCCCCCCCGTTACAGCCcctgatacacacacacccccccccgtTACAGCCCCTGGGAGAGAGGCACGCACACCCCCCCCCGTTACAGCC contains:
- the LOC132813605 gene encoding apoptotic chromatin condensation inducer in the nucleus-like, whose product is MERGCDLAETQALAPELQETQRCEESLPEGDRKENVVPKALKRKISVVAASKCSPQASVDSEAGIPARKRRWGTSTVATQKKPSISITTESLKSLIPEMKPPVGTGLAQGQEVVVDLHPDDGHLSEDETERVDEEDPHDKGLKIRRTVTQ